A region of the bacterium genome:
CACATTTGCTCTTTCGTATTAAACGCTGCATGTAATATATCTCTTTCAGAAATAATTCCATGGATATTGCTATTCTTGTCAATGACCATTAGTGCCCCTATCCGCTTCTCATTTAATAACTTTATACAATCACACAAAGGTTTATCCGGCTGGATCTGAAAGACAACAGCTCCTTTTTGCTGCAGTATAGATTTAATACTCATTTAAAACTCCTTTCTGAATAGTTCCGTTTATTATAGAGCAAAAATTAAAAAAATAAAAGCCTAGTGTTGCCTTATACTTCCCGCTGTTTAAAAATTAACACAAATATGCTATATTAACTAGCTATGGATAAACAGGACAAGGTGTTTTACATAACAACGCCTCTTTATTATGTTAACAGCCACCCACATCTTGGACATTCATACAGCACAATAGTTGCTGATATTATCAATAGGTACAAAAAACTATTTGGGTTTAAAACTTATTTCCTTACAGGTACTGATGAACATGGGCAAAAAATAGTTGAAGCAGCTAATGAGGAAAACAAATCACCTAAAGAATTTGCTGATGAAATATCCAATGAATTTAAGGAAATGTGGCAAAAACTGGGTATAGAGTATTCTCAATTCATAAGAACAACAGCTGATTTTCATAAGAGAATTGTTCAGGGTATTCTCCAGAAAGTTTATGATAATGACGAAATATATTTTGCAGAATATGAAGGATTATACTGTGTTGGATGCGAAAGATTTCTAGATGAGGCAGAACTGGTCGACGGTGATTGTCCTGCGCATAAGACAAAACCAACTTTAATTAAGGAAAGTAACTATTTCTTTAAGATGTCTAAGTATCAGCGCTGGCTCATAGATTACATAAATAAGCATAATGACTTTATATTTCCCGAACAGTATAGAAAAGAAGTGTTGTCTTTTTTAAAGGACCCGTTGAAAGACCTGTGTATATCGCGTCCTAAAGAGAGATTAGAATGGGGAATTGAGCTGCCATTTGACAAAAAATATGTAACATATGTCTGGTTTGATGCTTTAATTAACTATATCTCTGCGCTGGGCTATCCCGACGGAAACTTGTTTAAGAAATACTGGAAATACTCACATCATATTATTGGAAAGGATATTTTAAAGACACACGCTGTGTACTGGCCCACAATGCTTAAGGGGATTGGTTTAGAGCCAGTGCGGAAGTTAGTAGTTCACGGATATTGGAACATGAAAAATATGAAAATGAGTAAGTCAATCGGTAATGTAGCAAACCCTTCAGAATTAGCCGATATTTTTAGTGTTGACGGCTTAAGATTTCTACTAATGTCGGAGATGGTTTTTGGCAAGGATGCAGATTTTAGACTTGATTCATTTATAACAAGTTATAATGCGCATTTGGCAAATAATTTTGGCAATTTAGTTAGCAGAGTCATTAATTTCACAATAAAGAATTTTGATAGCAAAGTGCCTGAATGTGGGGAGCTAACAGAGCTTGAACATGTCCTTCAAAAAAAGGTAAGAGAAAAGGTAAGTTCAATAAAAAAGGCTCTGGATAGTTTTTTAATTCATGAAATTGCAAAGAATTTTTTGGAAATTTCAGCTCTTACAAATCAATATTTTGACAAAACTGAGCCATGGAAGCTGGCAAAGAATGATAGACAAAAAGATCGGCTGGGAAGTATCCTGTATACATGCTGTGATATTATCAGGATTATGAATATTCTAATTTCTCCTGTAATGCCCAATATCTCTTTAAAACTTGCCAAATATCTGGGATATGACTCTGTGAAAACTGAGGAACTGGATTTAAATCTATTACATCCAGGACAATTAATGCATAAGCCGAAGTCCTTATTCCCAAGGATACAACAGTGAAAATAATGATTGTTGCAGGTGAGACATCAGGGGACTTGCATGGAAGCAACCTTGTAAGGAATATGAAAAAAATAGATCCAGGACTTAAATTTATTGGTATGGGTGGACATAGAATGAAGGATGCAGGCGTTGAAAATCTGTTTAATATTGATGACCTTGATATAGTTGGTGTAAGTGAGGTATTTAGAGGAATATTTAAAATAAAAAAGCGGTTCAATGAATTATGCAAAATCATGGATAAAGATTCTCCTAAGCTTGTTATTCTTATTGATTATCCGGGTTTTAATTTGAGATTAGCTAAGCAGGCAAAAAAGAGAAATATTAAAGTTGCTTACTATATCAGTCCTCAAATGTGGGCATGGGGGAAAGGACGTATAAAAACAGTAAAAGCATACGTGGATAAAATGATAGTTATTCTCCCTTTTGAGGAAGATTTTTATAAAGGATATGATGTGCCTGCCGAATTTGTTGGGCATCCTTTACTTGACATAGTAAAAACGTCCGGTACAAGGGAAGAAATCTTAACAAGTTTGGATATAACAGGAAAACCTGTTGTTGGTTTATTGCCGGGAAGCAGAAAACAGGAGATAAGGAGAATATTGCCTGCATTAGTTCAAGCTGCAAAAATGATAAGAAATTCTCTCTCTGATGTAGAATTCGTGCTGTTATGCGCGGAAAATATAGAGGAGAATGATATTGAACGAGTTCTTCATAACCTGAACATTAGTATTAAGATTATTAAAAACAGAACATATGATGGAATGAGCTGTTGCGATCTCTTAATCGGGGCATCAGGAACTGTAACACTTGAAGCAGCGCTTCTGAATGTGCCAATGATTGTTGTTTATAAAGCATCTCCTTTTACAAGTTTTTTATTTAAAACTTTTTTGAGGGTTCCTCATATAGGGCTTGTAAATATAATGGCTGGTGAGAGAATAGTTCCTGAGTTATTGCAGGAAGAAGCAAATCCTGAAAATATTAGTAGATGCACTCTTGATATACTGAACAGCAATGGAAAAATGAGTGACATAAAAAACAGGTTATCAGGAATAACAGAACAGTTGGGAAGCCCGGGCGCAAGCAAAAGAGCCGCAGAGAGTATATATCGAATGCTGGAGGGATAGATAATCATGAATCAATACTTAAGAATTTTAAAATTTATAAAGCCATACTGGAAGAGGATACTGCTGGCAGTAATATGTATGTTCATTCTTCAATTCTGTACTATTGGGTCAATAGGAAGCATAGTGGTATTTATGGATAATATCCTATCGACAGGTAGTGTTTCTCCAAACACACCAATCCCTCTCACTCTTAAGGGAGAACTCTTTGGGCATAAGGTGGCTATAACTCCACTGACAGCAGAATTCACTGTGATTGTGTGGTTGAAGCTGCTGGTTATATTTATAATTTTTATTTATATTTTGAAAGGACTTGCCCAGTTTGCTCAAAG
Encoded here:
- the metG gene encoding methionine--tRNA ligase; the protein is MDKQDKVFYITTPLYYVNSHPHLGHSYSTIVADIINRYKKLFGFKTYFLTGTDEHGQKIVEAANEENKSPKEFADEISNEFKEMWQKLGIEYSQFIRTTADFHKRIVQGILQKVYDNDEIYFAEYEGLYCVGCERFLDEAELVDGDCPAHKTKPTLIKESNYFFKMSKYQRWLIDYINKHNDFIFPEQYRKEVLSFLKDPLKDLCISRPKERLEWGIELPFDKKYVTYVWFDALINYISALGYPDGNLFKKYWKYSHHIIGKDILKTHAVYWPTMLKGIGLEPVRKLVVHGYWNMKNMKMSKSIGNVANPSELADIFSVDGLRFLLMSEMVFGKDADFRLDSFITSYNAHLANNFGNLVSRVINFTIKNFDSKVPECGELTELEHVLQKKVREKVSSIKKALDSFLIHEIAKNFLEISALTNQYFDKTEPWKLAKNDRQKDRLGSILYTCCDIIRIMNILISPVMPNISLKLAKYLGYDSVKTEELDLNLLHPGQLMHKPKSLFPRIQQ
- the lpxB gene encoding lipid-A-disaccharide synthase — translated: MIVAGETSGDLHGSNLVRNMKKIDPGLKFIGMGGHRMKDAGVENLFNIDDLDIVGVSEVFRGIFKIKKRFNELCKIMDKDSPKLVILIDYPGFNLRLAKQAKKRNIKVAYYISPQMWAWGKGRIKTVKAYVDKMIVILPFEEDFYKGYDVPAEFVGHPLLDIVKTSGTREEILTSLDITGKPVVGLLPGSRKQEIRRILPALVQAAKMIRNSLSDVEFVLLCAENIEENDIERVLHNLNISIKIIKNRTYDGMSCCDLLIGASGTVTLEAALLNVPMIVVYKASPFTSFLFKTFLRVPHIGLVNIMAGERIVPELLQEEANPENISRCTLDILNSNGKMSDIKNRLSGITEQLGSPGASKRAAESIYRMLEG